From the genome of Nocardia mangyaensis:
CTCGAGGATTCCCTGCGCGCGCACCCGCTGATCAGCCAGGTGATGGCGGTCGGTGACGGCCAGCCGTTCATCGGCGCGCTGATCACCCTGGACCCGGAGGCTCTGCCGGGTTGGAAGGAGCGCAACGGCGTCGCCGCCGACACCGCGATCGAGAAGCTGATCGAGAACGACGCGCTGGTCGCCGAGATCGACGCCGCGGTCGCCGAGACCAACAAGAAGGTCTCCAAGGCCGAAGCGATCAAGAAGATCCGCATTCTCCCGGTCGACTGGACCCAGGAGGGTGGCGAACTCACCCCGAAGATGTCGCTCAAGCGCGCCGTCGTGATGAAGCAGTACGCCGGCGAGGTCGACAAGATCTACAGCTGAGTCGTAGCGCCTGAGGGCGGTGTCGGCGGGTTCATCCCGTCGGCACCGCCCTTTGTCATGCGCGGGTCAGATGCGGTCGAGGAAGTCCGCGATCAGCGGGGCGAACTCGGACAGGGGGTCTCGAGCGCGAAGTGGCCAGTGTCGAACAGGTGCAGTTCGGCGGCGGGGAGGTCGGCTCGCTGCGGCAACCGCGCCCGCGTCGCCCGCTACTACCAGCGCCACAAGGACACCTAGTCGGACACACGCGCGTTCGTCAGGCCGGACTCGGCTGTCTCGCGCGGAGGGCGCGAGTGCCCGCGATGCCGATGGCCAGGCCGGCGGCGACCTCGAACAGGGCCGCGAACCAGGAGAACGCGGTGACGCGGGCCTGCGGCGGGGCATTGATGAAACTGTCACTGAGCGGGCCGAACCAGTCAGGGAACAGGTGCACAATGGTGAAGCCGACAGCGCTGACGAAGCCGATCAGCATGGCGGCGCGCGGTGCCGCGGGATGGCGGCGGAACACCAGGAACACGGTCAGCAGGGCGAACAGAATCTGCAGAGTGCCCAGTGCGTTCACCAGTGCCGAGGTGACGCTCATTCCCCGGCGCATGTGGTCGGAGCCGTGGACGAGCAGGGCGATGGCGAAGACCGCGGTGGCAACGCGCAGTGTCGATGCGGGCGTGGTCGTCTCGGTCATGGAATCCTCCTACCGAGCGGGATATCTACTACGTAGTGTAGTTTTCAACGCTGCTGTACGTCCACGCTTCGCCGTCACGAATCGGTCACCGATAGTGGCCCCCGACCGGAGCGCCCGGTCGCGGTCCGCCGGCCATCCGGTTGAATCAGTAGGCTCACCACATGATGTCTCTGCGAGCGGCAGGCGGAATCGTCGCCGCGGCGCTGGTACTCGGCGTGGCCGAACTGGTAGCGGTGTTCACCGGCTCGGGCAGTGCGCCCGCGTACGCACTCGGCGCGACCATGGTGGACCACACGCCCGACGGGTTGCGCGAGTGGGCGATCTCGACCTTCGGAACCAACGACAAAGCCGTGCTGTTCCTGTGCATGGGCGTGGTGGCGGTGGTCGTCGCCGGAACGGCCGGGGTGCTCGAGCGCCCGGCGAGACCGATCGGGTCGGTCGTCTTCGCGGTGTTCGGGTTGGTCGCCGCGGTCGTCGGGGCAGGTCGGGTCGGCGGGGTTTTCGGAGCGCTCCCCGCTCTGATCGGCACTGCCGCAGGCATCCTCGCCTTGCGTGGACTCGCCGGGAGGATCGACGCCGTGCGCCCCGCGACGAGCGACACGACGCAAGCCGCATCGCCCACATCGACGACGGACCTCACCGCCGCTACGGATGGCACCATCACGGAAGATCCCGTGCGGCAGAACGACCCGGGCTCGATGCCGCGACACCCAGCGGCTGCGCACCCCGGCGACACACGCGACCAGGTCGGCGATGGACGTCCCCCACGCGCAGCTGGTTCAACGAGGTCCGGTCGACGACGCGTTCTCGGCGCAATCGCGGCAACCGGCATTCTCGCGGCCGGTGCGGGGCTGGCGGGCCGACTACTCGGTGGCACCCGCCGTGAGGTATCGACCGAGCGGGCAGCGATCGAGTTGCCCCGGCCGGCAACACCATTGCCCGCGCTCCCGCCGGATGCCGACCTGCGGTTGCCCGAGCTCACGCCCTACCTCACCCCCAACGACGACTTCTACCGCATCGACACCGCCCTGATCGTGCCGCAGGTGTCCACCGACACCTGGTCGCTGCGCATTCACGGCATGGTCGAGCGCGAAATACTGCTCACCTGGGACGATCTCGCGCGCCGCACACCGGTCGAGCGGCTGGTCACACTGGCGTGTGTGTCCAATCCGATCAACGGCGACCTGATCGGCAATGCCCGCTGGCTCGGCTACCGATTGGACGAGTTGCTCGCCGAGGCGGGCCCGCTGCCCGGCGCCGACATGGTCCTGTCGCACAGCATCGACGGTTGGACGGCGGGCAGCCCCCTGGCCGCCCTCACCGACGGCCGCGACGCGCTGCTGGCGATCGGCATGAACGGTGAACCGCTCCCCGTACAACACGGCTATCCCGCGCGGCTGGTCGTTCCCGGCCTCTACGGTTACGTCTCGGCCACCAAGTGGGTCACCGAACTCGAGGTCACCCGCTTCGACCAGGCCACCGCCTACTGGACCCGGCGCGGCTGGTCGGCCGAGGGCCCGATCAAGACCGGAACCCGCATCGACACCCCGCGCGGGCGCGGACGAATCCCGCAGGGCCGCACCGTGATCGCGGGTGTCGCCTGGGCCCAGCACCGCGGTGTCACCGCGGTGGAGGTCCAGATCGACAACGGCGACTGGCGCCCCGCCCGCCTGTCCACCGAGGTCACCATCGACACCTGGCGCCAATGGGCCTACGACTGGAACGCCACCCCCGGCCAGCACACCATCCGCGCCCGCACCACCGACACCACCGGCCAAGCACAGACTCCCGTCGAACGCGACGTCATCCCCGACGGCGCCACCGGCCACCCCACCCTCACCATCCAGGTGCAGTGACCGGCCTCAGTTCGTGACGGGTTCGACGACGAACCGGCCCCACGCGACGAAGGCCGCGACCGCCAAGTACACCGCGTTGACCAGCATGAACTTGTACTCACCGAGGCGCCCGTGCGCCACCATCGCGCCGATCATCAGCAGCACCCAGCACAGCGCGGTCACCGCCACCATGACCGGCGCGATATCGAGAACGGCGGGCAGGATCAGCCCGACCGCCGCCAGGATCTCCACGATTCCCAGGCTCTTGACGAATCCGTCGCTCGCCGCGGCGGTCCATGCGCCGCCGGGTGCGGCCGACAATGTCGCCCTCGGCACGAAAGTCTTCGTGAGGCCACCGAGGAGGGCGATGACGGCCAGCGATCCGGCGGCGATCCACAGCGCGGTGTTCATGGGAGCTCCTTCGCTCTTCGGATGTGTCACCCATGAGACGCCGCCCGAGCTCCCGCTGTGACGCCCTCGCGTTCTACAGCCTCTCGACGGCGAATTGAGCTGCGGTGAGGGTCATGCCGTTGACGCCGTAGAGCACGTGCAGGCCGTTGGGCTGGGCGAGGGGGGAGCCGTCGCAGACCGTGTCCGCGGCGATGCACAGGTCGATGGTCTTGTTCCGGTACGGGGTGCCGACCACCACCGGCGGCGCACCGGCGTCGGCCATGAAACGGTCCGACGGCTTGCCGAACAGCGCGACCGCCGCGACACGCTCGGCGACCTCCGGCGCCATCGGGACCGGCAGATACGAGCGGTATTCCGCGGGGACGCCGTCGGGTTCCTCGGTGCCGGTGGCGAATCCGATCAGCGCCGCACCCTGGGAATAACCGCCGAGGACGATCCGGGTGCCGGGGCAGTTCGCCGCGATGAACTCCACTCGACGCTGGGCGTCGCCGATCCCCTGCAGGACGGTGTGCGCGAAGGCGAGCCGGTCGGCGAAGTCGCTGCTCGCCGGATAGGCGACCCCGTACGCGCCGACCGAGCGACCCTGCGCGTTCGCGCGGATCGCTTCGACGAAGGACACACCGGTGTACCCGAGGGCGCCACCGGGCTCGGCGGTGCCACGGGCGAACACCACCTCG
Proteins encoded in this window:
- a CDS encoding DoxX family protein, which codes for MNTALWIAAGSLAVIALLGGLTKTFVPRATLSAAPGGAWTAAASDGFVKSLGIVEILAAVGLILPAVLDIAPVMVAVTALCWVLLMIGAMVAHGRLGEYKFMLVNAVYLAVAAFVAWGRFVVEPVTN
- a CDS encoding molybdopterin-dependent oxidoreductase, translated to MMSLRAAGGIVAAALVLGVAELVAVFTGSGSAPAYALGATMVDHTPDGLREWAISTFGTNDKAVLFLCMGVVAVVVAGTAGVLERPARPIGSVVFAVFGLVAAVVGAGRVGGVFGALPALIGTAAGILALRGLAGRIDAVRPATSDTTQAASPTSTTDLTAATDGTITEDPVRQNDPGSMPRHPAAAHPGDTRDQVGDGRPPRAAGSTRSGRRRVLGAIAATGILAAGAGLAGRLLGGTRREVSTERAAIELPRPATPLPALPPDADLRLPELTPYLTPNDDFYRIDTALIVPQVSTDTWSLRIHGMVEREILLTWDDLARRTPVERLVTLACVSNPINGDLIGNARWLGYRLDELLAEAGPLPGADMVLSHSIDGWTAGSPLAALTDGRDALLAIGMNGEPLPVQHGYPARLVVPGLYGYVSATKWVTELEVTRFDQATAYWTRRGWSAEGPIKTGTRIDTPRGRGRIPQGRTVIAGVAWAQHRGVTAVEVQIDNGDWRPARLSTEVTIDTWRQWAYDWNATPGQHTIRARTTDTTGQAQTPVERDVIPDGATGHPTLTIQVQ
- a CDS encoding cutinase family protein; amino-acid sequence: MTARSLSRFVSAVLMAAAIPLVWPTHSAVAAPCADIEVVFARGTAEPGGALGYTGVSFVEAIRANAQGRSVGAYGVAYPASSDFADRLAFAHTVLQGIGDAQRRVEFIAANCPGTRIVLGGYSQGAALIGFATGTEEPDGVPAEYRSYLPVPMAPEVAERVAAVALFGKPSDRFMADAGAPPVVVGTPYRNKTIDLCIAADTVCDGSPLAQPNGLHVLYGVNGMTLTAAQFAVERL